One genomic window of Serinus canaria isolate serCan28SL12 chromosome 4, serCan2020, whole genome shotgun sequence includes the following:
- the WBP1 gene encoding WW domain-binding protein 1, with amino-acid sequence MERPGSAEGAWAALLGRQHPQAREFCPGVNNRPYVCETGHCCGESGCCTYYYELWWFWLLWTILILLSCCCAFRHRRAKLRLQQQQRQREINLIAYHGACQYPPSSGDLRLLASFKLPAYEEVAQRPGTPPPPYSPGSPSLSPGSSGGCSSCSCGCSCASSPSSSSLSAPGTDETDPEPGPGMGGGSTGRDYGSSSTGTGASWDLPLPEEPPARGGPPKQVPPDLCEAEGHPCSNTEGGEDGVGRAVLGGCPGRHRRLTGDSGIEVGRGLEEEEGEPEGCGGAGGGGRPSSTVLPI; translated from the exons ATGGAGCGGCCCGGGAGCGCCGAGGGGGCCTGGGCCGCGCTGCTGGGCCGGCAGCACCCGCAG GCCCGGGAGTTCTGCCCGGGGGTGAACAACCGGCCCTACGTGTGCGAGACCGGGCACTGCTGCGGGGAGAGCGGCTGCTGCACCTACTACTACGAGCTGTGGT GGTTCTGGCTGCTCTGGACCATCCTgatcctgctgagctgctgctgcgcCTTCCGGCACCGCCGGGCCAAGCTGcgcctgcagcagcagcagcggcagcgtGAGATCAACCTCATCGCCTACCACGGTGCCTGCCAGTACCCGCCCTCCTCGGGGGACCTCC ggctgctggcctCCTTCAAGCTCCCGGCGTACGAGGAGGTGGCGCAGCGCCCCGGGACGCCGCCGCCACCCTACAGCCCCGGGAGCCCCTCGCTGTCCCCCGGCtcctctgggggctgcagctcctgctcctgcggctgctcctgtgcctcctcccccagcagctcctcgcTCTCGGCCCCGGGCACCGACGAGACAGACCCGGAGCCGGGCCCGGGCATGGGGGGTGGCAGTACCGGCCGTGACtatggctccagcagcaccgGCACCGGTGCCAGCTGGGACCTGCCCCTGCCCGAGGAGCCGCCAGCCCGCGGGGGCCCCCCCAAACAAGTGCCCCCGGACTTGTGTGAGGCCGAGGGCCACCCCTGCTCCAACACCGAGGGGGGTGAGGAtggggtgggcagagctgtgctagGGGGATGCCCCGGGCGGCACCGGCGGCTCACAGGGGATTCAGGCATTGAGGTGGGCAGGGGCctagaggaggaggagggtgagcctgagggctgtgggggagcagggggtggtGGGAGGCCCAGCTCAACTGTGCTGCCCATCTGA